Proteins from one Deinococcus sp. AB2017081 genomic window:
- a CDS encoding STM4012 family radical SAM protein, giving the protein MTHTLPPLPDALKRGPFQAYTYAYPHKTAYRPLDPPVPLRDAWATETKDNLFLYLHVPFCEMRCGFCNLFTTVNAPQSLEQAYLDAVTRQARVVRDALGEGARFSQLALGGGTPTYLRAGDLERVFDVLEGTFGASPSALPASIETSPATATPDRLAVLAARGVSRVSIGVQSFIDSEVHSVGRAQDGAEVRRALDAIRAAGLPGLNIDLIYGLAHQTPQTWRHSLETALTWQPEELFLYPLYVRPLTGIGRLGRSWDDERLELYRLGRDFLLGHGYVQTSMRRFQRAARPLTSEPEYTCQLDGMVGLGCGARSYTGGLHYSSEYAVGAVGVRDIIRDFVAQPDEAFAVATHGFRLSPDERRRRYLLQSLLHVSGLDVEAYHTQFGSEAMQDFPQLAALISAGLAAQQAGTVTLTPAGLEQSDAIGPWLYSDAVNRLSGEYEWR; this is encoded by the coding sequence ATGACCCACACGCTGCCCCCCCTGCCAGACGCCCTGAAGCGCGGCCCGTTCCAGGCGTATACGTATGCGTACCCGCACAAGACCGCATACCGCCCGCTCGACCCACCCGTGCCCCTGCGCGATGCCTGGGCCACCGAGACGAAGGACAACCTGTTCCTGTACCTGCACGTGCCGTTCTGCGAGATGCGCTGCGGCTTCTGCAACCTGTTCACCACCGTGAATGCGCCGCAGTCGCTGGAACAGGCGTATCTGGACGCCGTGACCCGGCAGGCGCGGGTGGTACGGGACGCGCTGGGCGAGGGGGCTCGCTTCTCGCAGCTGGCGCTGGGCGGCGGCACGCCCACGTACCTGCGGGCCGGCGATCTGGAGCGCGTGTTCGATGTGCTGGAGGGTACCTTCGGCGCGTCACCCTCTGCGCTCCCGGCCTCGATCGAGACCTCACCTGCGACGGCCACGCCGGATCGGCTGGCGGTGCTCGCGGCGCGGGGCGTGAGCCGCGTCAGCATCGGCGTGCAGAGCTTCATCGACAGCGAGGTTCACAGCGTCGGGCGCGCCCAGGACGGCGCGGAGGTGCGCCGGGCGCTGGACGCCATCCGCGCGGCCGGGTTGCCGGGCCTGAACATCGACCTGATCTATGGCCTGGCGCACCAGACACCGCAGACGTGGCGGCACTCGCTAGAGACGGCGCTGACTTGGCAGCCCGAGGAACTGTTCCTGTATCCGCTGTACGTGCGCCCGCTGACCGGCATTGGCCGGCTGGGGCGCTCGTGGGACGACGAGCGGCTGGAGCTGTACCGCCTGGGCCGCGACTTCCTGCTCGGGCATGGCTACGTGCAGACCTCCATGCGGCGCTTCCAGCGGGCCGCCCGGCCGCTGACCAGTGAGCCGGAGTACACCTGTCAGCTCGACGGCATGGTCGGCCTGGGCTGCGGGGCCCGCTCGTATACGGGGGGGCTGCACTACAGCAGCGAGTACGCGGTGGGCGCGGTGGGCGTGCGCGACATCATCCGTGACTTCGTGGCCCAGCCGGACGAGGCCTTCGCGGTCGCCACGCACGGTTTCCGGCTCAGCCCCGACGAGCGGCGGCGGCGCTACCTGCTGCAATCGCTGCTGCACGTTAGCGGGCTGGATGTGGAGGCCTACCACACGCAGTTCGGCTCGGAGGCCATGCAGGACTTCCCGCAGCTCGCGGCGCTGATCTCTGCCGGGCTGGCCGCCCAGCAGGCCGGCACCGTGACCCTCACCCCCGCCGGGCTGGAGCAGTCCGACGCGATCGGCCCGTGGCTGTACTCGGACGCCGTGAACCGGCTGAGCGGGGAGTACGAGTGGCGCTAG